ATTTGGTGGATTGAGTTCCTCGTTATAGTGCTTGGGATACAAAGTCCGCTCTGCCCAGATAGCCACATTCTGAGAGACACCCGTTGGATCGTGCGATAGAACCTCACGTACGAAGCGATGGACCCATGTGTTCTTTTTAGTCCATGGACACACGGAGACGCATGCTCGGCAGCCCATTGGACCTGCGCCGAGATTCCATCCATCGCGACATTTCGCGAGGTTTGTGTTAAACCTGCGCAGACCATAAATTTCGAAATCCGGTTCATTGGCGTAGCTGATACATTGAGTCGGACAAACCTCAGCGCAAAGCTTGCAGCGGCTGCAAAACTCACTAAGGTTAAAATCGATTGGCTTATCCGCGGCCATCGGTAGGCTTGTAGTGATGACTGCAGGCCGAACGTTACCGCCAAAATCTGGCGCGATGCAGTTCGATGTGCGTCCGATTTGGCCCATGCCGCATTCAGCACCAATTCCGGGTATCGGCATATCGTACCCGCCAAATGGTGAATGCCATCGAGCAGGGTAACCCAAGTGTTTGAGGAATTTTACCATTTGCTGCGCAATCTGAGAGGAAATATTGTATCCGGTCCAAGAATCACCATAGTTTGGATCGCCGGCATTAACGTCCCAACTCATCGTGCCAGACACTAGGATGGCGTTGTCCCACCATTCGGGAATCTTGATTGGAGTATTCAAGCCAAAACCGCGGCCTCCAGTACCAGCGCCCAGCCCACCAAGCGCAGCATGACTCCAAGCAACCCAACCCTTATTCAATGGGGTTACCCCTACAAAGGTTGCTCCCAGATCAGCCGCCATGCGTTTTACTAATTGACTCGCCAGCTCGGGGGTATCAAAAACAGCTCGACGTTCCGATACACCCGACCAATCGTTTTGTTCGGGTGGAGTAGTGACAGACGAAACTGGTACGGCACGTTGGGCTTCCGATCGAGCCATGGCGATTAAACCTTCGTTCTGGTTGAAATCAGCGCGGCTGTCGATGCTTGACTTAAAACGTTCGATAAGTTGGGGGAGCCAGTCGTATTTGTACTCTTTATCGACATCGAGCATCATCGGATACAGCTCATAGTACCGCTGATATAGCGGATCTAATGCCGCAACGCCATTAGAAGGCCATGTGTTTGGCAGGCAATCCACTTTGGATGGATCATAGCCTATAGCGGGGCTGCTTCCTGAAACGGCATGTCCCGTAGTTTTAAACCTTTCACCGTAATACCATCGCATGTCGACCCGATGATACCCGTTGACAGACTGGCCATTGGGTAAATCCTGCCCAAGAACTTTCCAGCTGGAGGTAGGGACTTGGTCCACTTCAAAGGGTACGCGATCGAAGTAAACATGACCTTGGCGGTGTTCTTGACCTTGCATTGAGAACGCCGATTGGCCTTCGTGATAGCTATTCCACGTACTGCCAGCAGCTGCCACGGCAAGTCCGGCGCCACCGATACCGGCGGCTTTAATAAAAGCCCGCCGGCTTATACCATTTTCGCTCATCTTCTGACTCCTTCTTTATTAATGCTTTGGTCTTTCCCAGCGTCACCCGGTCTTTCCCAGGAGTCAATGCAACATGGTCACCTCCAAGCCTAAACTTTCAGGCTCTTGTGCACCAGGTACGTTATCGGGCACGATATCGTATATGATACATGAGGTTACCGTTAGTAACATCGTACTAAGGTACTAGTACCTAGAAAATATTTTTTCCCCCTAGTATAATTGAGCTACTGAAAGGACACGGGTGAAAAATGCTCATTGAAAAC
This is a stretch of genomic DNA from Dehalogenimonas etheniformans. It encodes these proteins:
- a CDS encoding 4Fe-4S double cluster binding domain-containing protein; the protein is MSENGISRRAFIKAAGIGGAGLAVAAAGSTWNSYHEGQSAFSMQGQEHRQGHVYFDRVPFEVDQVPTSSWKVLGQDLPNGQSVNGYHRVDMRWYYGERFKTTGHAVSGSSPAIGYDPSKVDCLPNTWPSNGVAALDPLYQRYYELYPMMLDVDKEYKYDWLPQLIERFKSSIDSRADFNQNEGLIAMARSEAQRAVPVSSVTTPPEQNDWSGVSERRAVFDTPELASQLVKRMAADLGATFVGVTPLNKGWVAWSHAALGGLGAGTGGRGFGLNTPIKIPEWWDNAILVSGTMSWDVNAGDPNYGDSWTGYNISSQIAQQMVKFLKHLGYPARWHSPFGGYDMPIPGIGAECGMGQIGRTSNCIAPDFGGNVRPAVITTSLPMAADKPIDFNLSEFCSRCKLCAEVCPTQCISYANEPDFEIYGLRRFNTNLAKCRDGWNLGAGPMGCRACVSVCPWTKKNTWVHRFVREVLSHDPTGVSQNVAIWAERTLYPKHYNEELNPPNYKGVYEPPKWIKTDEYIGSFIKTPIGVK